A single genomic interval of Mesoaciditoga lauensis cd-1655R = DSM 25116 harbors:
- a CDS encoding STAS domain-containing protein, whose translation MQDFKIDIKMINSDVLIMLTGELDAYHSIEFKEKMMEIIKGHGDKILLDMTDLSYIDSAGLGALVSLLKRASENSKELRLFGLRGNVKKIFELTRLNMVFNIFDTLEEALS comes from the coding sequence ATGCAAGATTTTAAAATTGACATCAAGATGATAAACAGTGATGTACTGATAATGCTGACAGGAGAACTTGACGCATATCATTCTATAGAATTCAAAGAAAAGATGATGGAAATTATCAAAGGACATGGAGACAAGATCCTCTTAGACATGACCGATTTGAGCTACATAGACAGCGCCGGTCTCGGAGCACTTGTCTCGCTGTTGAAACGTGCATCTGAAAATTCAAAAGAGCTAAGGCTTTTTGGGCTAAGGGGAAATGTGAAGAAGATCTTTGAATTGACAAGGTTAAACATGGTATTCAACATCTTCGATACGCTTGAAGAAGCCTTATCATGA
- a CDS encoding TIM-barrel domain-containing protein yields the protein MNFKKINNAVFKLEFGAPSNPIDITMPFLFEEETDFKVEIDSEGKMIFLTKEEKLATVEKYYEENGKACLICNSKQAHFFGFGEKMGEIDKRGRKMVMMTRDNPLHLPDTDPLYVSIPFFIVLSPNKPAMGFYVNSTSKTSFDMQGDTYTIEVEDEGIELYAIYGPKVSDVLKHFSSLVGKMQLPPAWALGYQQSRWSYFPSDEVISVARRMRKDGIPCDVIYLDIDYMDGYKVFTWSKEGFPNPKETVNELKKMGFKVVPIIDPGVKVEDGYEVYESGKKKDAFVKSKDGSPFVGYVWPGRCNFPDFLRKDVRKWWAAQHKKLFDMGVDGIWNDMNEPAVVWDDEKNNELKSIAQREDFDFSVLGRLKSFENQKEYSHDIVHKGDDGKEWEHLKVRNAYALLEAQATTQAFETFRKGKRPFILSRSGFAGIQKYAAIWTGDNTSWWEHLKGEMAISMGLGLSGVPFCGTDVGGFGGNATAELLIRWTEMGVFFPFFRNHSAIGTRHQEPWAFDQKTEEIIKMHIKKRYELFPHLYTLFYHSSITGLPIMRPLFMHDQDDETLYSVNDEFMVGDSIMVAPITHSNAFWRPVYFPAGKWIDTRDGHIYEGKRIYKVDAPLEEIPVFAKENSIIPRTDPFNYIFEKPQMNLYLDVYGQEAQMVVYEDDGESLDYKNGKYNLYEVSVGNSAETLYVNVKYLNHGYEGRYKKFVFRFLSIEKASNVIVNGKNADIRFENGVPQVLIKVADLK from the coding sequence ATGAATTTTAAAAAGATAAACAACGCCGTTTTTAAGTTGGAGTTTGGGGCCCCTTCCAACCCAATAGATATCACAATGCCTTTTTTATTTGAGGAAGAAACGGATTTCAAAGTAGAAATTGATTCTGAAGGAAAGATGATTTTCCTTACAAAAGAAGAAAAACTGGCGACTGTGGAAAAATACTACGAAGAAAATGGAAAAGCTTGCTTAATATGTAATTCAAAGCAAGCTCATTTTTTTGGATTTGGTGAAAAAATGGGAGAGATTGATAAAAGAGGAAGAAAAATGGTGATGATGACAAGGGACAATCCTTTGCACCTACCAGATACCGATCCTCTATACGTTTCCATTCCTTTTTTCATCGTGCTTTCACCTAACAAGCCGGCCATGGGCTTTTACGTCAATTCGACTTCAAAAACATCTTTTGATATGCAAGGAGACACGTACACAATTGAAGTCGAAGACGAAGGAATAGAACTTTATGCCATTTATGGCCCAAAGGTTTCAGATGTTTTAAAACATTTTTCCAGCCTTGTGGGAAAGATGCAATTACCACCTGCATGGGCCCTTGGATACCAGCAATCAAGATGGAGTTATTTCCCATCAGATGAAGTTATATCGGTGGCAAGAAGAATGAGAAAAGATGGCATTCCCTGTGATGTGATATACCTTGACATCGATTACATGGACGGATACAAGGTTTTCACGTGGTCAAAGGAGGGCTTTCCAAATCCAAAAGAAACCGTTAACGAGTTGAAAAAAATGGGATTCAAGGTGGTGCCTATAATAGATCCAGGTGTAAAAGTGGAAGATGGCTATGAGGTTTACGAATCCGGCAAGAAGAAAGACGCATTCGTAAAGTCAAAAGATGGCTCTCCATTCGTTGGGTACGTTTGGCCTGGAAGATGTAATTTCCCGGATTTCTTAAGAAAAGATGTCAGGAAATGGTGGGCTGCCCAGCACAAAAAGCTCTTTGATATGGGAGTAGACGGCATATGGAACGATATGAATGAACCCGCTGTGGTATGGGATGACGAAAAAAATAACGAATTGAAAAGCATCGCTCAGCGAGAAGATTTTGATTTCTCCGTACTTGGAAGATTGAAAAGCTTTGAGAATCAAAAAGAGTATTCTCATGACATAGTACACAAAGGTGATGACGGAAAAGAGTGGGAACACTTAAAAGTGAGAAATGCTTACGCTCTTTTAGAAGCCCAGGCGACAACTCAAGCTTTTGAAACTTTCAGAAAAGGTAAAAGACCGTTTATTTTAAGCAGATCCGGCTTTGCCGGAATTCAAAAATATGCGGCTATATGGACTGGAGACAACACCAGCTGGTGGGAGCACTTAAAGGGTGAAATGGCGATATCAATGGGTTTGGGATTAAGTGGCGTACCTTTTTGTGGAACGGATGTTGGAGGATTTGGTGGAAATGCCACTGCCGAACTCTTAATAAGATGGACAGAAATGGGCGTCTTTTTCCCATTTTTCAGAAACCATTCAGCCATAGGAACCCGTCATCAAGAACCATGGGCCTTCGATCAGAAAACCGAAGAGATAATAAAAATGCATATAAAGAAAAGATACGAACTCTTTCCGCATCTTTACACGTTGTTCTATCATTCATCCATTACAGGTCTTCCGATCATGAGACCTCTATTCATGCATGACCAGGATGACGAAACTCTTTATTCCGTAAACGATGAATTCATGGTTGGGGATTCCATAATGGTTGCTCCTATAACACATTCTAATGCCTTTTGGCGTCCGGTTTACTTTCCAGCTGGAAAATGGATAGACACAAGAGACGGCCACATTTACGAAGGTAAAAGGATTTACAAAGTGGACGCTCCATTGGAAGAAATACCTGTATTTGCAAAAGAAAATTCTATAATTCCGAGGACAGATCCGTTTAACTACATCTTTGAAAAGCCACAAATGAATCTTTACTTAGACGTATACGGTCAAGAGGCTCAAATGGTAGTATATGAAGATGATGGTGAAAGCCTTGACTACAAAAATGGAAAGTACAACTTGTACGAAGTTTCCGTTGGAAACAGTGCCGAAACCCTTTACGTCAACGTGAAGTATTTAAACCATGGATACGAAGGAAGATATAAAAAGTTCGTTTTCAGGTTTCTATCTATCGAAAAAGCATCCAACGTGATTGTGAACGGCAAAAATGCCGATATTCGCTTTGAAAATGGTGTCCCACAGGTCTTGATAAAAGTGGCGGACTTAAAATGA
- a CDS encoding sigma-70 family RNA polymerase sigma factor encodes MLHLKYKFRSKPTIELIRLAQSGVKEATDFIVERYYPMVVKISSKYYTEWAEKDDLIQNGLVGILKAIYYYKEGKSSFTSFAWKSIESEIKSFLTYLNRRKNKMLTDSLKIDFFLDESEEDKVLNLGYEQSLFEGYVVEEFMNECKNILAEEEYYIFEMYLQKIPYKEIAKSVGKKVKYVDNTLQKIKKQLKPLIEMYDIVRSYINVL; translated from the coding sequence ATGCTCCATCTGAAATATAAATTTCGAAGCAAGCCAACCATTGAACTTATAAGACTGGCCCAAAGCGGTGTCAAAGAGGCAACTGATTTCATCGTGGAACGATACTATCCCATGGTGGTAAAGATATCGAGCAAGTATTACACCGAATGGGCAGAAAAAGACGATCTCATTCAAAACGGACTCGTTGGAATACTGAAAGCGATTTATTATTATAAGGAAGGGAAAAGCTCTTTCACAAGTTTTGCGTGGAAGTCCATAGAATCGGAAATAAAATCTTTTCTTACTTATTTGAACAGAAGAAAAAACAAGATGCTAACCGATTCGCTCAAAATAGACTTTTTCCTTGATGAAAGTGAAGAAGATAAAGTTTTGAACCTTGGATACGAACAAAGTCTATTTGAAGGATACGTGGTTGAGGAATTCATGAACGAATGCAAAAATATCCTTGCGGAAGAAGAGTATTACATATTCGAAATGTATCTTCAAAAAATTCCGTACAAAGAAATAGCCAAAAGTGTTGGAAAAAAGGTAAAATATGTGGATAACACTTTACAGAAGATAAAAAAGCAGTTAAAACCTCTTATAGAAATGTACGATATCGTTCGTTCTTACATAAATGTTTTGTAA
- a CDS encoding S1 RNA-binding domain-containing protein, producing MENGERNEEMEKYLQEEDLGTPNIGDVKKCKVIQVEKDKIIVDISAKTEGFIKEGYLVKDISEYKPGDVIEAVVTRYKNDEESRLYLSEKKYVSKKVLDALRKGGKGTVVKGRIVRKVRGGYNVEIEGALSAFLPGSQASSLNSLDPSELPKNEYEFEVITFEQRGRGRNNIVVSRDSLLNKEKEEFLNSIEEGQKIKGKVAEITNFGVFIDVGPMTALLPRSEVSWEKSVNLRSKFHVGDEVETVVISKDVQNGKMSLSLKRMVPDPWEKIEEKYPVGSVVKATISGKASFGLFVKLDDGIKGLVHSSEIPFEDRCREYKEGQEIEVEVLNIDTEERKISFSIKKVREKLEDEAWRDIEDRYHVDDVVEAQVVRFLKNGVLLKIEEGLTGFSHISELSWNFVKRPSEVLKICDKVNAKILAIEPESRRIRLSIKRTTPDPWEKLSKEVKVGTPVECEIISVKNSGAIVRVVEYNVEGFLPKSQFVEGVKEGKTFKGKVHKVTYNPEIDERDMVVTLKDGDVKAHEAESPNEKESYLNSKPMTTTIEDMVKEKREEQK from the coding sequence ATGGAAAACGGCGAAAGAAATGAAGAGATGGAAAAATATTTGCAGGAGGAAGATCTCGGAACTCCTAACATAGGAGACGTGAAAAAATGCAAAGTCATACAGGTGGAAAAAGACAAAATAATAGTTGACATCTCAGCTAAAACAGAGGGCTTCATAAAAGAAGGATATCTAGTTAAAGATATAAGCGAATACAAACCAGGCGATGTTATAGAAGCCGTGGTTACGCGATATAAAAACGATGAAGAAAGCAGGCTGTATCTTTCCGAAAAGAAATACGTCTCAAAAAAAGTACTTGATGCTTTGAGAAAAGGTGGAAAAGGAACGGTAGTAAAAGGAAGGATAGTCAGAAAAGTCCGTGGAGGGTATAACGTTGAAATTGAAGGAGCACTTTCGGCTTTCCTTCCTGGCTCACAGGCTTCTTCACTTAACTCATTGGATCCTTCTGAATTGCCAAAAAACGAATACGAATTTGAAGTTATAACCTTTGAACAACGAGGAAGGGGAAGAAACAACATCGTTGTTTCAAGGGATTCGTTGTTAAACAAAGAAAAAGAGGAATTCTTAAACTCAATTGAAGAAGGTCAAAAGATAAAAGGTAAGGTTGCGGAAATCACCAATTTTGGTGTTTTCATAGATGTTGGGCCAATGACCGCCCTCTTGCCCCGTTCGGAAGTAAGCTGGGAGAAAAGTGTGAACCTGAGATCAAAATTCCACGTGGGTGATGAAGTGGAAACCGTGGTCATATCCAAAGATGTACAAAACGGAAAGATGTCTCTAAGCCTTAAAAGAATGGTTCCAGATCCATGGGAAAAAATAGAAGAAAAATACCCAGTTGGAAGCGTTGTAAAGGCAACCATAAGCGGAAAAGCTTCATTTGGCCTATTCGTGAAATTGGATGATGGCATAAAAGGACTGGTCCATTCTTCCGAAATACCTTTTGAAGATCGCTGTAGAGAATACAAAGAAGGACAGGAAATTGAAGTCGAAGTTTTGAACATAGACACCGAGGAGCGTAAGATCTCTTTCAGCATAAAAAAGGTCAGAGAAAAATTGGAAGACGAAGCGTGGAGAGATATCGAAGATCGCTATCACGTTGATGATGTAGTGGAAGCACAAGTAGTTAGATTCCTTAAAAATGGTGTTCTTCTTAAAATTGAAGAAGGTTTGACGGGCTTCTCTCATATTTCGGAACTTTCATGGAATTTTGTTAAAAGGCCATCCGAAGTTTTGAAAATATGCGACAAGGTAAATGCAAAGATTCTTGCCATAGAACCGGAAAGTCGAAGAATAAGGTTAAGCATCAAGAGGACAACCCCGGATCCATGGGAAAAACTCTCAAAAGAAGTTAAAGTTGGCACTCCGGTAGAATGCGAGATAATAAGCGTTAAAAATTCTGGAGCTATCGTAAGGGTTGTGGAATACAACGTGGAAGGATTCCTGCCAAAGTCCCAATTTGTGGAAGGTGTAAAAGAGGGAAAAACCTTTAAGGGAAAAGTTCACAAGGTTACTTACAATCCAGAAATAGATGAAAGAGATATGGTGGTAACTTTGAAAGATGGAGATGTAAAGGCACATGAAGCCGAAAGCCCAAACGAAAAAGAATCTTATCTCAACTCCAAGCCTATGACAACAACGATAGAGGATATGGTAAAAGAGAAACGTGAAGAGCAGAAATGA
- the der gene encoding ribosome biogenesis GTPase Der, which translates to MKSRNELPAVVFAGRKNVGKSSIFNRLIGYRRSLVADYEGLTRDPVVFDTEINGKPVRLVDLPGYFINPSDDIEKEMNASFREWIEKAALVVFVVDGRSNVTKEDEEIANLVRKSGKPFLFVVNKTEHKPAYFEHISDFYALSMGEPIEVAAEHGIGFDILVEEISQRLPDIDHTVENPSIKVAIIGKPNVGKSSLLNAILGEKFSMVTDIPGTTRDTLDASINYKEKEITFIDTAGLRRRSRVKKGTVESFSGARTIRAIMNSDIAVIVIDASEGVTTQDKKIASLVQEHSKAPIVAMNKWDIRKAYVEDTVQNEFFFMDYCPKVAISAKNNWNIESLLDGIIEAYDAYTSKTSTSRIAKAATEFAYSHAMPSKRGRKLKIYYATQIMTAPPTFSLFVNSPDLFSDSTKRSFINFLRRTIPELSSSPIKIVVKARR; encoded by the coding sequence GTGAAGAGCAGAAATGAATTACCGGCCGTAGTTTTTGCCGGCAGAAAAAACGTTGGAAAATCTAGTATTTTCAACAGATTGATAGGTTACAGGAGATCTCTGGTTGCCGACTACGAAGGGCTAACCAGAGACCCTGTAGTTTTTGATACGGAAATAAACGGGAAACCAGTCAGGCTGGTGGATCTCCCTGGATACTTTATAAATCCATCGGACGATATCGAAAAAGAGATGAACGCATCGTTCCGTGAATGGATTGAAAAAGCGGCTTTAGTCGTATTCGTTGTGGATGGTAGAAGCAACGTTACCAAAGAAGATGAGGAAATAGCAAATCTCGTAAGAAAATCGGGAAAACCTTTTCTTTTCGTCGTTAACAAGACCGAGCATAAACCAGCGTATTTCGAACATATATCTGACTTTTACGCTCTTTCTATGGGGGAACCCATAGAAGTGGCTGCCGAACACGGAATTGGTTTTGATATCCTTGTAGAAGAAATATCACAAAGGCTGCCAGATATAGATCACACCGTTGAAAATCCTTCCATAAAAGTTGCGATAATAGGTAAACCGAACGTTGGGAAATCTTCTCTTTTAAACGCAATTCTGGGAGAAAAATTTTCAATGGTTACCGATATACCGGGCACCACTCGTGATACTTTAGATGCATCCATCAATTACAAAGAAAAAGAGATCACATTCATAGACACAGCTGGGTTAAGAAGAAGAAGCAGAGTAAAGAAAGGAACCGTCGAATCTTTCAGTGGTGCTCGAACGATAAGGGCTATAATGAACTCAGACATAGCTGTTATAGTTATAGACGCAAGTGAAGGTGTTACAACCCAAGACAAAAAGATAGCCTCTCTTGTTCAGGAGCATTCAAAAGCTCCCATAGTAGCGATGAACAAATGGGATATAAGAAAGGCTTATGTGGAGGACACCGTTCAAAATGAGTTTTTCTTCATGGATTATTGTCCTAAAGTGGCGATATCGGCCAAAAACAATTGGAACATAGAAAGTCTGTTAGACGGAATAATCGAAGCTTATGACGCTTATACAAGCAAGACCTCCACTTCGCGTATAGCAAAAGCGGCGACAGAATTCGCTTACTCACACGCTATGCCCTCAAAACGTGGGCGCAAATTGAAAATATACTACGCCACTCAAATAATGACAGCTCCTCCAACTTTCAGTCTTTTTGTCAATTCTCCAGATCTTTTCAGCGATTCTACCAAGAGATCTTTCATAAATTTCTTAAGAAGGACTATTCCAGAACTGAGTTCATCTCCTATAAAGATCGTAGTGAAAGCGAGAAGGTAA
- the plsY gene encoding glycerol-3-phosphate 1-O-acyltransferase PlsY: MGKIVFVIISYFVGSIPFSFIFPALKGVDVRKIGSGNVGGTNAIRAAGSAIGGLSMLADASKALVMVLIAYAFGMGEIWVYLIGIAAVIGHDYPVYLKFHGGKGVACTLGFIFSVKPWFGIEFVFIWLLITLSTQYVSLASMVSMFILVIETFLFGKWRFGLALLFLTLLSVYRHRSNIKRLIHGKENKMDILKSIKELFGGTKT, from the coding sequence ATGGGGAAGATCGTTTTCGTGATAATCTCATACTTCGTTGGAAGTATACCGTTTAGTTTCATCTTCCCCGCGTTAAAGGGAGTGGATGTAAGAAAAATCGGAAGCGGAAACGTTGGTGGAACTAACGCTATTCGCGCGGCTGGTTCTGCCATAGGTGGTCTTTCCATGCTTGCGGACGCTTCCAAAGCTCTGGTAATGGTTTTAATCGCTTACGCATTTGGCATGGGCGAAATATGGGTTTATCTTATTGGGATCGCAGCTGTTATAGGACATGATTATCCAGTATATTTGAAATTTCACGGTGGTAAGGGAGTAGCCTGTACGTTGGGTTTCATCTTCTCAGTGAAACCGTGGTTTGGAATTGAATTCGTTTTCATATGGCTATTGATAACTTTAAGCACCCAATATGTATCCCTTGCATCCATGGTATCGATGTTTATACTGGTGATAGAAACGTTTCTTTTTGGCAAGTGGCGGTTTGGACTGGCTTTGTTGTTTTTGACGCTTTTAAGTGTTTACAGGCATCGTTCGAACATCAAACGGTTAATTCATGGAAAAGAAAACAAAATGGACATCCTTAAATCTATAAAAGAGTTGTTCGGTGGGACGAAGACATGA
- the cmk gene encoding (d)CMP kinase yields the protein MMYITIDGPAGSGKSSVAQRLAKELGFEHLDTGALYRSAALLWLRYGKDDFFNMLNNAKFELVNGTLRMNGKALGDEIRTPEIGKVVSKVAEMPKVREIITQKTRELADEKNIVVEGRDIGTVVLPNACVKIFLVASVEERAKRRYAQYQLKGINIRFEDVVKEIESRDRIDSSREVAPLKPAEDALMFNTDSLTLNEVVKKLKEIVLEKLKKC from the coding sequence ATGATGTATATAACCATCGACGGGCCGGCAGGATCCGGTAAATCTTCTGTTGCTCAACGTCTTGCAAAAGAGCTTGGCTTTGAACATCTCGATACGGGGGCTCTTTACAGAAGTGCCGCTCTTCTGTGGTTACGATATGGCAAAGATGATTTTTTCAACATGTTGAACAACGCCAAATTTGAACTGGTAAATGGTACGTTGAGGATGAACGGAAAAGCACTGGGGGATGAGATAAGAACTCCGGAAATAGGAAAAGTGGTTTCAAAGGTGGCAGAGATGCCAAAAGTGAGGGAAATCATTACCCAGAAAACCCGTGAATTGGCGGATGAAAAGAATATAGTTGTTGAAGGAAGAGACATTGGAACGGTCGTGCTGCCCAACGCGTGTGTTAAGATATTCCTGGTAGCATCTGTGGAAGAAAGGGCAAAAAGAAGATACGCCCAATATCAATTAAAGGGCATAAACATAAGATTTGAAGATGTTGTAAAAGAAATAGAATCTCGCGATCGAATAGATTCAAGTCGTGAAGTAGCTCCTCTAAAACCCGCTGAAGATGCTTTGATGTTCAATACCGACTCTTTAACCTTAAACGAGGTTGTAAAAAAATTAAAAGAAATAGTACTGGAGAAGCTTAAAAAATGTTAG
- a CDS encoding phosphoenolpyruvate carboxykinase produces the protein MMFKVSPQLTIDNPSSDKLWEMSKEFSLPNNLHLPLFHSKVKSRSAKFTKNYEISDAEAQKYIKDVQEYLDSHKMIKIDSRVGDGSSCTFKATLFVSEKYPQLAYMFQRNLFEPNGKENDEINVITIPEYPERRIMVFPHEATEIILGSDYYGETKMAALRLAMYLAREKHSHLGLHAGSKAYNLMINGEMKRFGVLIFGLSGTGKTTLTCATHDLKDPESVEIVQDDINFLNSELDAFGSERNFYVKTDSITSQPLLLAAVKEEGSILENVYVSKDGEVDFDNMSVSTNGRAVLPREHIPFHASSYSVGKVNTIFFNTRRDDIPPILKLDSYEQAAAVFGLGESTITSADDPSKVGQPVRTVGFNPFIIENPAKEINTFKEFLKGKEFQAFVINTGWIGGRDGLKIKPQDTFMFVENALRGKIEFKKDPVVGFEVPVKAEGLDISKFDPMNFYSKEEYEKKMSDLRKERKEALRNIHGVNEDIIESL, from the coding sequence ATGATGTTCAAAGTTTCGCCCCAGCTTACCATTGATAATCCGTCAAGCGATAAGCTGTGGGAAATGTCAAAAGAATTTTCTCTTCCAAACAACTTGCATCTTCCACTTTTTCATTCCAAAGTCAAATCAAGAAGCGCAAAATTCACCAAAAATTATGAAATCTCAGATGCAGAAGCGCAAAAGTACATCAAGGATGTCCAGGAATATCTTGATTCGCACAAGATGATAAAGATCGATTCCAGAGTTGGAGATGGTTCCAGCTGCACCTTCAAAGCAACCTTGTTTGTCAGCGAAAAATACCCTCAGCTTGCTTACATGTTCCAAAGAAATCTGTTTGAGCCAAATGGCAAGGAAAATGACGAGATAAACGTCATCACGATCCCGGAATATCCAGAAAGGAGGATAATGGTATTCCCACATGAAGCTACCGAAATAATTCTTGGTTCTGATTATTATGGTGAAACGAAAATGGCAGCTTTAAGATTGGCAATGTATCTTGCCAGGGAAAAGCACTCACATCTCGGCCTTCACGCTGGTTCAAAGGCTTACAACCTCATGATAAACGGCGAAATGAAGAGATTTGGCGTTCTTATTTTCGGTTTAAGCGGAACGGGAAAAACCACGCTAACGTGTGCAACTCACGACTTAAAAGACCCCGAATCCGTGGAAATAGTCCAGGATGACATAAACTTCTTGAATTCTGAGCTTGATGCTTTTGGTTCTGAAAGGAACTTTTACGTGAAGACGGATAGCATAACATCTCAGCCGCTTCTCCTGGCCGCTGTTAAAGAAGAAGGATCCATCCTTGAAAATGTATACGTTTCTAAAGATGGAGAAGTGGACTTTGACAACATGAGCGTTAGCACAAACGGCAGAGCTGTACTTCCCAGGGAACACATACCATTCCATGCTTCCTCCTACAGTGTTGGAAAAGTGAACACCATATTTTTCAACACACGCAGAGATGACATTCCGCCTATATTGAAGCTGGACTCTTATGAACAAGCGGCGGCGGTGTTTGGATTGGGAGAATCCACTATAACAAGTGCAGACGATCCATCCAAAGTTGGACAACCAGTTAGGACAGTTGGATTTAACCCGTTCATAATAGAGAACCCTGCCAAAGAAATAAACACATTCAAAGAATTCTTGAAAGGAAAGGAATTCCAAGCCTTTGTCATCAACACCGGCTGGATAGGCGGACGTGATGGATTGAAGATAAAACCGCAAGACACCTTTATGTTCGTCGAAAACGCCTTGCGCGGAAAGATAGAATTCAAAAAAGATCCCGTCGTTGGATTTGAAGTGCCAGTAAAAGCTGAAGGTTTGGATATATCCAAATTCGATCCCAT
- a CDS encoding deoxyribonuclease IV encodes MMFIGAHMGSPIASVPSRTVKIGGNTFQIFSHSPRMWRITTKEKDAEKFKMEMARWKLDPQKVLIHASYLINLASPRDEVWKKSKSLMKEEMRIAHLLGLKYVNVHPGSKLSESEEYGVQRCADAVREIADESPTDVTLLLEIVAPKGGNIGYNFKQLEEIKKLSRRNIQFTYDTCHGFDGGYDITSEDGIKKLINEIEGTIGMENLVMCHLNDSKYPLGAGKDRHERIGKGYIGREGFLKFFSYEEFHQMPMILETPGSDIEHAEDIAIVKEIWSQLGL; translated from the coding sequence ATGATGTTCATAGGTGCTCATATGGGTTCCCCCATTGCCAGTGTTCCTTCCAGAACTGTGAAAATTGGGGGGAACACCTTTCAAATTTTCTCCCACAGCCCACGAATGTGGAGAATCACAACCAAAGAGAAAGACGCGGAAAAATTCAAGATGGAGATGGCAAGATGGAAATTAGATCCCCAAAAAGTTTTGATACATGCCAGCTATCTTATAAACCTTGCCAGTCCAAGAGATGAAGTGTGGAAAAAGTCCAAATCCTTGATGAAGGAAGAAATGAGAATAGCACATCTTTTAGGTCTGAAATACGTAAACGTTCATCCCGGCAGCAAGCTAAGTGAATCAGAGGAATACGGCGTCCAAAGATGTGCCGACGCCGTAAGGGAAATTGCGGATGAATCTCCGACAGATGTCACCCTGCTTTTAGAAATAGTGGCCCCAAAGGGTGGGAATATAGGATATAACTTCAAACAATTGGAAGAGATAAAGAAACTATCAAGGCGCAACATTCAATTCACGTACGATACGTGCCACGGCTTTGACGGTGGATATGATATAACCAGCGAAGATGGCATAAAAAAGTTGATAAACGAAATAGAAGGTACAATAGGAATGGAAAATTTGGTGATGTGCCATTTGAACGATTCAAAATATCCCTTGGGGGCGGGAAAAGATCGTCACGAGAGGATAGGAAAAGGATACATTGGAAGAGAAGGCTTCTTGAAATTCTTTTCATACGAAGAATTTCATCAAATGCCAATGATACTCGAAACGCCTGGTAGCGATATTGAACACGCAGAAGACATAGCCATTGTAAAAGAAATTTGGTCCCAATTGGGATTATGA
- a CDS encoding 4-hydroxy-3-methylbut-2-enyl diphosphate reductase, with translation MLDIIISKTIGFCFGVERAVRMAEELLKKDEEVYITGDLIHNEEEMKRLENLGLKTLDINADSWPDLSHSTVLIRAHGIPVPMRNKLKEKANKVVDATCPVVNNVAYLMSKEKENGYKIFLFGREGHAEVEYLKSCVDDVKVVNFEKIPKSPIKVQKVALFSQTTMDTDGFKKMAKYFLDSMKSFSDFHIHNTICSVTVDRENEVKRLAATTDTCIVIGGKKSSNTKKLYEIAKNMNKNSHMILNASEIKEEWIMSAKKVGICSGTSTPSKAIEGVVERLKKIKN, from the coding sequence ATGTTAGACATCATCATCTCAAAAACCATTGGATTTTGCTTTGGCGTGGAAAGAGCCGTTAGAATGGCAGAAGAGCTCTTGAAGAAAGATGAGGAAGTCTACATAACGGGCGATTTGATACACAATGAAGAAGAAATGAAACGCCTGGAAAATCTTGGTCTGAAGACCTTAGATATCAACGCCGACAGTTGGCCAGATCTTTCCCATTCAACTGTCTTGATAAGAGCTCATGGCATCCCGGTTCCAATGAGAAATAAGTTGAAGGAAAAGGCAAACAAGGTTGTCGATGCAACGTGTCCAGTTGTAAACAACGTTGCATATTTGATGAGCAAAGAGAAAGAAAATGGCTATAAGATTTTTTTATTTGGAAGGGAAGGACATGCGGAAGTTGAATATCTAAAGAGTTGCGTAGATGATGTAAAAGTTGTGAATTTCGAAAAAATACCAAAATCTCCAATCAAGGTACAAAAAGTGGCCCTTTTCTCCCAAACCACGATGGATACGGATGGATTCAAAAAGATGGCAAAGTACTTTTTAGACTCTATGAAATCTTTTTCCGATTTCCACATTCACAACACCATATGTTCCGTAACGGTGGACAGGGAAAATGAAGTGAAAAGATTGGCAGCCACAACTGATACGTGTATTGTCATTGGAGGCAAAAAGAGTTCGAATACAAAGAAACTTTATGAGATAGCAAAAAATATGAACAAGAATTCCCACATGATCCTGAATGCAAGCGAAATAAAAGAAGAGTGGATTATGTCAGCAAAAAAAGTTGGAATCTGCAGTGGGACCTCAACTCCTTCTAAAGCCATTGAGGGAGTGGTAGAGAGGTTAAAAAAAATCAAAAACTGA